The proteins below are encoded in one region of Caulobacter henricii:
- a CDS encoding ABC transporter ATP-binding protein — protein MSDKRDVVLEACDLRHQYGDKAVLRGLNFKVAAGEIYALLGGNGAGKSTTLSAFLGLIRPTGGTVRVMDQDVTEAPDAARAKIAYVPENVALYEHLTARENLSYFLALAGADASASRIEAALEAAGLAPDARGRRVGGFSKGMRQKTAIGLAIARHAPVLLLDEPTSGLDPRAAADFNRLLDAARSRGMGILMVTHDLLGAAEIADRIGFLADGRLEAELTAEGEARFDVRALHARYVRIGQTDAAA, from the coding sequence TTGAGCGACAAGCGCGACGTGGTCCTGGAGGCGTGCGACCTTCGTCATCAGTACGGGGACAAGGCCGTCCTGCGGGGCCTGAACTTCAAGGTCGCCGCGGGCGAGATCTATGCCCTGCTGGGCGGCAACGGGGCCGGCAAGTCGACGACCCTGTCCGCGTTTCTGGGGCTGATCCGCCCGACGGGTGGAACGGTCCGGGTGATGGACCAGGACGTGACCGAGGCACCTGATGCGGCGCGCGCCAAGATTGCCTATGTGCCGGAAAACGTCGCGCTCTACGAACATCTGACCGCCCGCGAGAATCTGTCCTACTTCCTGGCGCTCGCCGGTGCCGACGCCTCGGCATCGCGCATCGAAGCCGCCCTCGAAGCGGCGGGACTTGCGCCTGACGCACGCGGTCGACGGGTGGGTGGCTTCTCGAAAGGGATGCGCCAGAAGACCGCCATCGGCCTGGCCATAGCCCGCCACGCGCCCGTTCTACTGCTGGATGAACCCACGTCCGGCCTGGACCCCCGGGCGGCCGCGGACTTCAACCGCCTGCTCGACGCGGCCCGCTCGCGCGGCATGGGGATCCTGATGGTCACCCACGATCTGCTGGGCGCGGCCGAGATCGCCGATCGCATCGGCTTCCTCGCCGATGGCCGGCTGGAGGCAGAACTCACCGCCGAGGGCGAGGCGCGTTTCGACGTCCGGGCCCTCCACGCGCGCTATGTGCGCATCGGCCAGACGGATGCGGCGGCCTGA